The following are encoded together in the Salvia hispanica cultivar TCC Black 2014 chromosome 6, UniMelb_Shisp_WGS_1.0, whole genome shotgun sequence genome:
- the LOC125191861 gene encoding protein CREG1-like has translation MAPMKILMLLVVLLVSTTSFAAADDRPDVDDVPRFARWLVHQGKWGVISTNSPVFVPHGYIASYADAGTGSPYFYLSTLDPVGMVVPTDSRASLTVTEISFDGCRGQEAQNPSCTKISLSGELLKLPGNSKEGRKAERALFKAHPSFSGFPKMNGTFAVYKLLVDEIFLVNKMVPPRELTVEDYFDA, from the exons ATGGCGCCTATGAAGATCCTCATGCTCTTGGTGGTGCTACTTGTAAGCACCACCTCCTTCGCCGCCGCCGATGACCGCCCCGACGTCGATGACGTCCCCCGATTTGCCCGGTGGCTCGTCCACCAGGGCAAGTGGGGGGTCATCTCGACCAACTCCCCGGTCTTTGTACCCCACGGGTACATTGCATCCTACGCGGATGCAGGCACGGGGAGCCCCTACTTCTACCTCTCCACCCTCGACCCGGTCGGGATGGTCGTCCCGACCGACTCCCGAGCCAGCCTCACCGTCACTGAGATATCCTTTGACGGCTGCCGGGGCCAGGAGGCGCAGAATCCCTCCTGCACAAAGATCAGTCTCTCCGGCGAG ctTCTCAAGCTTCCCGGAAACTCCAAGGAGGGCCGCAAGGCGGAGCGGGCTTTATTCAAAGCCCACCCCTCCTTCTCCGGCTTCCCGAAGATGAACGGCACCTTTGCCGTCTACAAGCTGCTTGTTGACGAGATCTTCCTCGTCAACAAGATGGTGCCGCCCCGGGAGCTCACCGTCGAGGACTACTTTGACGCTTGA